The genomic window TCTGCTTTTGACGAATGGTTTTGCACATTTTGCTACTCCATTATGCATTTATAAAGGCGTCTATACACATCCAGATCGGTAATATTTCTAGATAGTCACTAAGTATATGAAGATAATTTTTAGCGAAAGTCTTACATAGGCTGTTTATAGATATTGTGAATGCATCTAAAGCTAATCTAAAAGATGGCGCTAGAACATTTTAagttctgggcctcaaatttgatcatcatttgttttttctaataggcaagtagatatTCAGCCATCCGAGCCTAACATacgccgtcgacgttttgGTGTCTAAAGCATGCTGAtgatgatgttttcctttaccgtcccagcgaattttaaataggcagaaagtccattgttgcaTAGCTGGGTTcgtacctacgacctcagggatgagagccgctgaagccactagacacTGCTTACAGTGAACAGCTAAGTAGTTCATTTATAAGTGTTCAATTCTCGCTAAatagcccgagctgagctgtcaAAGCCAACAACAAAATtccctttaaaaaaaagggtgcgtgtacttaagtacgcgcgtaagaagttatacttcttaggtattattaaaaatagtttttgattgcatgcaaataattaattacaattaaataatcaaagactggaaaaggagtcattatagtcaataaagttcagtttacatttgaaaaattaaataaataaatatttattattctcttacattacataaattctattattattcgaatgttgtttttaaattacgtccaatgccgtagcatcttccgtgggcaacttcattctgttaattttgtgtcacggtgctcgcgcatcgtaaaatttcactctcatcaatttttcataacgcgcctaaagaagtataacttcaataagcaatacataataacaaaaatgtaacgcgttaaatattaagtgtatAATCAGCCTAATATTATGCCGTAGCAAATTTAGGAAGCCTCAAAACGCGTCGAGCCAAATAGTGTTCCGCGACAAAAGAGATGAATACACGACAATAGGTTATAATGAAGTGGTCCTGTCATGTTTGTGACTTGTATTAAAGTACAATTATGTTGTAATGGGCGTTTATTGGCGATTAGCGATCGTGCACTGTGAAACTTGCATTTCGAAATGTACAGTCGaggacataattttaattatcaatttgTTTTATGGCAATGGCAAGCTATTTCTATCAATTAAAAGGCTCTCGTAAacgataattaatttaaagttaattaaaagaaggaaaacatcgtgaggaaatcggcgTGTTTTACGAAAAACGACGACCTCAGACAGCGAAACATGGCTCCGGCTACCTTAGATTATAATGAAAAGATATCTTTAATACAGATACAGTATGTTTGAATACggtttatacaattattattgttcgaaatacattatattaattttataaaattgatgaGGGTGatgccaaatatttttacacggCCGATCGACACATTTTTTGATAGTCATTGTTGAGATTCTTTCGGGTTAGCAtctagcattttttatttggataatacatatatactttttgttaattatagtTGATTAAAGATACGTccactatttacaattttatagtgAGTGTTTAGTGCGTGTTTAAGAACTATTGTGAGGCAAGGTATCAATCATCGACAGTCTAACCTCTTTTTGTGCCCATACTAAAACAAATCCAAATCCTTACGGTTGACAATATTGTGTGCCTATCTTCCTGTAAGGAGACATTATAACGAGGTCGaggacttattattttaatatgaattgtgTATCGACGGCCACCGAACCGTTCTTTGTGGTACAATTATTCTTCTTCTTTCAGTAAGGTCAGGTAACCAGTCTCGTGAAGTCTTGTCCAGCCAGCCTTGCTttgccagatgcagcaactcttccgcagtCTCGATACCAGTCCACTAACGGTACGAAGCCACGATTTTCTCCTTCTACCAACACGCTATTTACCCTGGATTAACCCATCACAATTAATATCTACTCGACGTCCggccacaactgagcgttttagGGGtttttttgccgcgcaccactactaTGTGAAGCCAGTTGCCCACCGctatatttccgaaccaattcaacttctTTCTTCCAGGGTCCTTCAAGTAaggtaaaaaagtaaaaaaatcatttaatcaaataggaacaataatgtacacttatgactcgtcaataataatatgtaatattaatgcttctagttttacatttactgacagttctcaaatcaagggcgtagaacggaagagaagaactggcaataaactctccgccactctttataatcgccattttatttacacaacgtttgtaaggagctgcaagaaaagagcttaccaattctttaaTGACCAGcaatgcacttgcgagccctctggcaatatGAGTGTAAGTGTCACTTCATTAGATAACGCTTCTGCCAATTTTCTCCctggtatataaaaaaaaattaaagataatttgtaattatacTTACTGAACTGGCTCAAACTAACCTATAAAATACATTGACAATCCATCctattttgtttgaaatataaataaaaccaattaaaagtaaattataccTAAATTAGAATTAAACTTTTTCACGCGACTGTAAAACATCTCAATAGAGGAATGACGCTAATAAAATTAGTGAAAGGAGCTGTCTGTGCCCACTCGTAATGTCAGTCAGCCCCTCGCTTTGCtttcattatttttgattCGTAGcttatgatattaaaataggCCATCCGAGATGTATTAGAAATACTAATTTCTGACCACTTAACATTTCGGGTtggttataaattaaaagttatttagtatacagtatttacagttttcttaacctaagtaataataaaaattattaaaaagaaaatcaaaacaaatttaaaaagtttggtcccagtgtacctttaacgctggcagcatttcctcgctgtattgcgatacttattcgttgatcCAGGAAAatgccagctctggggtcaccggtactatctactaggtgacaacttaaatctttgaacCCCATGGCAAAGGAAGGAAAGGAAAGGAAAGGAAAGGAAGGGAAAGGACGGGAAAGGAAAGGAAAGGAAAGGAAAGGAAAGGAAAGGAAAGGAAAGGAAAGGAAAGGAAAGGAAAGTAAAGGAAAGGAAAGGAAAGGAAAGGAAAGGAAAGGAAATGAAAGGAAAGGAAAGGAAAGGAAAGGAATGGAAAGGAAAGGAAAGGAAAGGAAAGGAAAGGAAAGGAAAGGAAAGGAAAGGAaaggaaagaaagaaaggaaaGAAAGGAAAGAAATGAAAGAAAGGAAAGAAAGGAAAGGAAAGGAAAGGAAAGGAAAGGAAAGGAAAGGAAAGGAAAGGAAAGGAAAGGAAAGGAAAGGAAAGGAAAGGAAAGGAAAGGAAAGGAAAGGAAAGGAAAGGAAAGGAAATGTAACAAAGAAAaggaaagaaaagaaagaaaagaaagaaaagaaagtacagaaagaaagaaaagaaagaaaagaaagaaaagaaagaaaagaaagaaagtaaTTTTGGATAtagatacaatatttaaaaacaagttcatattttttttacagtttatCAATTTACATCAAGGTATATTACATTTGAAATCCGCTgtattgtacatattatgtaatgtacaATAGCTCTCTTGTCAGAAGCGCGAcaaatggaaataaaaataattcttcaaGTTCTTTTTATGTTAGACATAGTAAAAATCTCAATTTTGTTAGTTTTTACACAGTTTACACTAGTCAAGGCTAGAATTTCACTTAATTGTTTATGGCGGAAATATTAAAAGGTATTGtggttttaaaatatcataccTTAATACCTTTGTTCATACCTTTTGCCTTTTTTTCAGCACAGAAAAATCTCGATTTTGTTTCTTTGGCTGGTTCAAGGGTGTGTGTGTGGATAGAGGATTCACTAATTTTTTATCCActgaagatattttttaaccGCCACAGAGATATAGACCAGcgttgcgattctgtaactcactgataaggagggagtttgtagtttattgtttatcagaatgcaaAATCGTAAAATCCTCTTAAATCCAACAAAGTCGAAGTTTCTTATGGTCGGCACCAGAAAGCAAGTGTCTGATCTTGCAAGACAAAGTCCCACAATTCTAGTTAATTCTTCGCCTATAGCTCAGGTCCCAATGGCAAGAAATCTGGGCGTAGAATTCAATAGTCATTTGAGGTTCGAAGATTATGTTACAAATATAGTTCGTAATTGCTTTTTTCGTCTCAAggttttatacaatatacgaCCTTTCTTAAGTATGGATCTTCGTATTAGACTTTGTGAAAGCATTGTGCTCTCCAAACTTACCTACGCTCTTCCGGTGTACTTGTATAACTGCTAAAGCACAACGGTTGATCCAGAGAGTACAAAATGCATGCGCCCAGTTTTGTATCACCATACCACCTCGCTCACATGTCACCCCCTATTTGAAcaacttaaattttctaacaaTGAAAGGTcgacaaaaattgtatttggcatgtttgttattaattgaTGTAGTATATAGGTACTAAACAACctaaatatttgtacaaaaaGCTCCTCTGGCGTAGTAATGCCAACAAGCACCAAGTCAGGAGTTGTACTCAGGAGCTGGCCATTCCCCAACATCGGACGGCTTCATTTCGTGggagttttaaatatagcGCGACGAAGTGTTGGAATAATATCCCTCCTCCGCTGAAGAGTCTTCAATTAAAGTCGAATTTTAGTCGCAGTTATAAGACACATCTACTTATTCAACAAAAGTCCCacgaaatttagtttttatccacccataaaacaaaaaatttctacttatttacaattattcttatttttaacttttaatttaattttatttattatacaccgTTACACACGATTTACTCACACttctaactttaatattattatttttttttctacttggtattattattatttattatagaggcgcaaactagctgctgtggtctctggcagaatgaccagcgctgtggaactttatgctcctcagcataatgctgagccagggccaattacaaccacagtacacacacattgcacactggAAGCGAACTGAATGGCAaaagggaatttttaatttttattgtttttgatgtcttattattttttttttctttaagtattgttattttgtgtgtttatgtgtgtgtgttttcgtttgtaataaatgttatgtctaaaatgactgcttcacgactgttTTGGGcacgaccgccgctgtgagagttcgaaaagtgagttacagaatcgaaAGGCTGGTATGTTATAGTATATTAACAGCCCCCAGTGTGGGCGTTCCACGAGCAAATATTGAGGCATATCTCAAACATCGAGGCTCAAATTGTTGAATCGATAATCCAAGATGTTTGCCCAATAAGTTAGTATCAAAAAAGGGGCCAATAAAAACAACGGAAGGCTTTTGTCGGTGCCTTTTGGGCAATAAAAGTGGCCATTAGGTGTCCTATTAACGCCTATTTCGACATAATTAGGACCAATTCACTACTAAACCGGCATTCGAttgtataattgtttatattttatgtgatCTTTTAATATGGCGTTTGAATTTGAGATTGTAAATgccttttgtttttcttaattaaatgatGGAAGTATTTATTGTTCATTTCAATATGTACAGGCTGTTccagcgcagaggaatcaaTCAACCATGTAGTAATGGAATGTGGCTGTGGCTCTTCAAGGAATGGAAATCATCGGAGCAATGCGCTCCGTGAAGACTGTGAAGTGTCCAGGAAACTTctgagcttctggaaggaggTAGGCAGGCTTAGTGCTCATTGGGTATCTAAGTGCTGAAACTGAGTCTACACTACACTATATTGTGATACTTAGTGAGTGATCTGTTTAAGTAGGAAAATCTTATGAAAACAATTCATCTAGTGTATTAGCTGTGTGACGGCgcatttatctttttaaaataactaaccttTGTATGTGCTGATGTggtttaatatatgtaaattttagtTCCCGTAAAGACTAAAAAACTAAGCGCTTTTAGTCATTACGGTAATTCCAGTAATACTTtccgctactctttttaaaCGCCAAGTTTTGTAAAGATTATgtttaaatcaaatcaaatgaATTATATGTaggtaaattaatatatacttatgaataaaatatagctctaaacttatatttactatcatttctcaaatcaagagcgtGGATCGGACGAGAAAAACTGGCTGAACTCTTCATCACTGTTTTAAGTCGCCAACAttcttttacaaaatgttataCCTGCAACCGTTACATCATGCTCCTTATCACACACAAGGTAGaaagtaattaatatgtaaaaacacCGATCCAAGTCCGAGTCGCCACAAGTAGCGGGCGTTCACGAGTATGCCGCATGGCCAGACATCGGCCTTTAGTAGGGAGAAAGACTACCCGACGCATGGTCAATACGGAGTATGCAATACTATCATTCAAAGGTTATTTCCCGTACCTTCAATCTCTATTATGCCTCAGTATCCTTCTTTGAACGCAAGCAATTCCTCTGTTTCGAAACAATTACTCTTTCAGGTATCACAGGACTGCCgtgaatatgtatataattttaaaaatagatctACAAATTCCTTCTACTACGAAGTTTATTACTTCGCTACGAACGTAAATCTCTATGAAATATCAAAAGGCGTCcgaatttatattgtttacgTTTACAATTAATATCAAACGAAATATCATAATCGTAATTTTATTCACCTTTGAAGTGAGGCACTTGTTTGGTGGTATATTGTAGTGTAAGAGGCGAACGTTACCTACCTCAACGAAGATATCTGTGCATTTGTACCTTTCTTAAAGGTAACATTCAGTAACGAGACATAACGCTTAGTtttatgtactaagtattCTTAATTACTGTAACTAAAGAAAGGGTATATATACTCTTTTATTTGTAAGATATCTAGCAgactaatattacaaaaaataaaaaagcaaatgGCAGGTTTACGTGCTCTGTTCACATAAACTCTGGCGTCAATGGCTCTCGCACCAAATGAGTTGATAGTCACTGTAGCATTCTCTGTTTTGCCACAAATGCTACTGTAACTACTTACCCCTGTGACAACCATCACCCGGTATTCCCTATCGGTGTACCGAAATCCAATAATCTGTGAGGGCTTTTTCTTCAGCGTTTAAGGGTAATATGATAAGCAAATGCAACAGTTTGATATATGGAGTCAGTGATTGAATCTGGTCTCTTAATACCCCAGAAAAGGggctattttatattattaccacCCTGGCTTTGTATAAGTACCAGGAGTATCTTTCAACGcaacaattattatcattatattcCAACTAATTTGTACAAAACCTTGAAAAAGATATACCTAAACCTCCCTTATGAATCAGTCTATCTATAGGTGAAAACCACATGAAAATCCGTGTATTAGTTTTTGCGtttattgcaaataaacgCAACACAGGACTGATTTATGTAGTGATTATAAATACGATTCTAggtaattatttcaaataccATTAGcatctattatataatattttcacaatatataaaattaaatcccattaatttttataggaaCTGTTTGAGTTCTGTAAACAATACCCTGCTCGATTAATCAGTCAGCCCTTGGGCTATAGTGTTAAAGGTGACGTAACGCAGATCTAGCCCACAGTGTATTTTACGAGGCGCGGGCGCAGCGTGATGCTTTAATCTCTGAAATTATCATTAACATCCTTTAATAAACGTCAATCTTATACATCCGTCattgatttttcttaaatgCTTACATAATTTTGCTTTAGaggcttaaaaaaatataaatcccGCAAAAAGAAGTCATCCTGATTTTaagaatgtaataatttgtaaaattaatacttttttgtataaagtATGGCAATTATTGGATATTCTATTGCATTtcaaattataatgtaaataaaaaatcaactgaattttattttttattacaatgaaatataaattggtTACAATTTTGCCGTCCACCGAAGCGTCGAATTTCATTTACTTACTTTTCCTTTTATTaactacttaatattaaaaattctggtaataataatttaaaaattaataaaaagaacactaaaataaattttaaaacacttggttttaattgattttagatttaataaatttcattcatagctcatattttaaatttggaattccACTTGAAATTACAAGTTTTTTGATGGTCGAAATTTAAAGGTTTGCATGcggtaaacaaatttaacgttCCGTTACGCGGTAATTGTCGAAAGTAGTCGGCACTATATATAGACTGTTGTACCCGAAGTGCTGATATCTTAATACGACATGTATAAATACATGTCAGAGAATAAGTGACAATACAGGGCTACGCAACCATTGGTCAGGAATTAgatacaaaacaatattttctagAAATATCGATGTctttaatgttgtttttatacttttgtatTGCTTTGTGTCTTCATGTTAATTAGGAATTAAGCGATAGTAGATTTGTcgtttttctgttttttgcAGGTTTTTCCtacctttattattttagttctgTAATACTAtagattcataaaaaaattacactctCATTATAGTACATAGTTGAATAGttggtaatatataaatacttatttctaATCCATATTTGCCACATTATGTGTCTTCTCCAGGCCGAGTCGGCCTACTATAATCTTTAATGAGACTGGCAAGAGACACAAGAACAATGCATAGAGATAAACCAACTTCATAACTTAAGGCTCCCAttgaatgaattttaatttaggaCGCAATTATTTTCAGCCCCACACGGAATCCAAAGTAGTAAGTAGGAAAACAGTGAAAATCCGTCAATATTTTTCAACCAATATTTAATTGAtccataataattttgatggTATTTGCGTAATATAGATTTAGAaagattacttaataatttaaattagaaatacAAAAAGTGTTGTCAAGCCCTGATCGAAACGAGACAGGTCAACAAAGGGGCGGTCCATTTGATTGGATGTAGGGATTTGTGATCTGAGCCACACATACTTGTAACATCACAGACATTTCACCgacatttaataattgtttcgatTCGATTCTGATCTGACATTagtaattctaaaaaaaacatttttattcaccTGTGTTTAACGCAGGGTTTTGAGTTCGATTTCCATTGAAATACTCACTGTtcgctttttttataaaacagaaggctcatctgatgttaagtgatacgacTAACGACGCCCATGGACCAGAAGGTTcccaagtgcgttgccggccttttatggatgggtacgctcttttctaaaatagcctaagtcgaattggttcggaaatacttcagtgggcagctggttccacatagtggtggtgcgcggcaaaaattgccttagaaaacgctcagttgtggaacgacggacggcGAGGAGAAACGGATGGAatttctgcctcgacgtccgataagaaaactcagctgcaggtattaatccaaaCAACTCCTGTGAACACTCTtcgtggtaaatgcggtagaagatagAATGTACCATTCGTAGTTACAGTCCAAATCCTATTATTCCatattcgaaaatatctaatCCAACACGATAATAGCGTTCGAGACACTTCAGTTAGTGCGAACGAGAGGTGCCGTGCGAGGGAGATGCAAGACCAGAAGCGCCGCTCACGTCAAAATACGTGCTCCATTCGTTTTATTGCCCGCCATTGTTGTGCAAAGAGATTATTAAGTTTATCGATGTCGATAGTTTTGC from Pieris napi chromosome 3, ilPieNapi1.2, whole genome shotgun sequence includes these protein-coding regions:
- the LOC125063431 gene encoding protein PXR1-like — encoded protein: MAKEGKERKGKEGKGRERKGKERKGKERKGKERKGKESKGKERKGKERKGNERKGKERKGMERKGKERKGKERKGKERKGKKERKERKEMKERKERKGKERKGKERKGKERKGKERKGKERKGKERKGKERKGNT